The nucleotide sequence GGGTTCACCAAAATTGAAGAAGCGCTTTTCAATAGACATTTTCTTCCAACATGGCTATGGAAGTTGCTAAATCGGCATAAAATCGGGAATGAGAAGTATGTGAATGTTGGTAGCTTGTGGGATAAGCTTATGTACAAGTTTATAAAAGAAAAGCGACGAAAAGAAGCTGAAGTGGAGAAGGAACAAGATGAGGATATGAGCTTATTAAGGGGTTTTATGAGGGAATTTAAGGACCAAGATGATAAATTTATCAAGGACACCTTATATAGTATTATGGTAGCCGGTAGAGATACAACAAGTTTAGCGCTTACATGGTTCTTTTATCTCCTTGCGAACAATCATGTCGTCGAAGGTAAGATATATGAAGAGATCAACGCAAAATTAGGTATAACAAATTGTGAAAAATTGAAACGTTTTAGTGTAAAAGAGTTGGAAAAGTTGGTTTATCTTCATGGTGCTTTATATGAAGCATTACGGCTATTCCCTCCAGTTCCAGCTAACGAAAAATTTGCAGTTGAGGCGGATATATTGCCAAGCGGTCACAAAGTTGATAAGAACACGAAAATAATTCTACATATGTACGCAATGGGACGTATGGAGACAATATGGAGAGAAGATTGTTTTGATTTTAAGCCAGAGAGATGGTTTTCGGACAAAGGAGGGATCAAATTAGTGTCGTCGAACCATTTTACAACGTTCCATGCAGGGGCAAGGACTTGCATAGGTAAGAAAATTGCATTCATTCAAATGAAAATAGTAGCTGCAACTATCATACACAATTACAAAATCGAAGTGGCCGAAGGTCTTTCGAATGCCCTAAATACATCGGTGTTCCTACAACTGAAACATGGTTTAAAGATCAAGTTGATTAGAAGAAATGGTGTGGATCCATAAAAGAACTTATTGTTGATCTCtttatatcattatatttatattaGTCTTAAAAAGAATTGGAAAACACATGACTATAATCTTACTTGTCAATAAAATGTTTTTATATGAGACTTTGTTTCGGGTCCCATAAATTTTGATTTAACCTCTTAGGACATGACCATTAGAAAATTGACTCTCACACCTTTCTATGGACAACTTTTTTATCAGAACGGAGTTACTGTTTAAAAGTTATGACTTTACGGAAACAGCCCCCAAGTTGTAACTACTATGGGTGTTGCTGTTGTTTTTACACAGCAATTACAGCCCCCAGTTCAGTTTTGCATCCATTTGAAAACGCGTTTAGACTCGAAAAAATCATACATTTCTTATATCAATTTAAAGCCCTTCGGGAGTACTTTTTAACCTAA is from Rutidosis leptorrhynchoides isolate AG116_Rl617_1_P2 chromosome 10, CSIRO_AGI_Rlap_v1, whole genome shotgun sequence and encodes:
- the LOC139870361 gene encoding alkane hydroxylase MAH1-like, producing MIPSLLWNFNYTNEYITNILKHTGGTFMFKGPWFTNTDILITCDPNNFRHISTTNFSNYPKGPKIREIFDVLGDGIFNSDGKLWELHRKTTVALFERAEFLKLFEKTAWNNMEKKLIPVLDAMSKKGSNIDLQKIFQRLTFDIILYILLGYDPQTLSIDFPFNKLEKGFTKIEEALFNRHFLPTWLWKLLNRHKIGNEKYVNVGSLWDKLMYKFIKEKRRKEAEVEKEQDEDMSLLRGFMREFKDQDDKFIKDTLYSIMVAGRDTTSLALTWFFYLLANNHVVEGKIYEEINAKLGITNCEKLKRFSVKELEKLVYLHGALYEALRLFPPVPANEKFAVEADILPSGHKVDKNTKIILHMYAMGRMETIWREDCFDFKPERWFSDKGGIKLVSSNHFTTFHAGARTCIGKKIAFIQMKIVAATIIHNYKIEVAEGLSNALNTSVFLQLKHGLKIKLIRRNGVDP